One Lachnospiraceae bacterium C1.1 genomic region harbors:
- a CDS encoding GNAT family N-acetyltransferase → MKIRKTNETDFERIMEIYEYARGFMAKTGNPNQWGPTNWPPEELIHNDIQDRNSYVCINDEGKVIGTFFYIQGEDIEPTYRKLSDGEWIDKSEYGVVHRLAADGSEKGIGRFCLNWAFDQCKHLRVDTHTDNKVMQNLLGKFGFIKCGIIHVIQDNYPRYAYEKIEEANYRN, encoded by the coding sequence ATGAAAATCAGAAAAACTAATGAGACTGACTTTGAACGGATTATGGAAATTTATGAGTATGCCAGAGGTTTTATGGCAAAAACCGGAAATCCAAACCAGTGGGGACCTACAAATTGGCCGCCTGAAGAACTGATACATAATGATATTCAGGATAGAAACAGCTATGTGTGTATAAATGATGAGGGGAAAGTGATCGGCACATTCTTTTATATACAGGGCGAGGATATTGAGCCTACATATCGTAAATTATCCGATGGTGAATGGATTGATAAAAGTGAATATGGAGTTGTTCACAGACTGGCTGCAGATGGTTCTGAAAAGGGCATTGGGCGGTTTTGTCTGAATTGGGCATTTGATCAGTGTAAACATTTGAGAGTAGATACGCATACGGATAATAAGGTTATGCAGAATCTCTTGGGTAAATTTGGATTTATTAAATGTGGCATCATTCATGTGATCCAGGATAATTATCCCAGATATGCGTATGAAAAGATAGAAGAAGCGAATTATAGGAACTGA
- a CDS encoding FAD-dependent oxidoreductase, translating to MKRYDLIVIGAGPSGLSAGIEAAKSGANVIIFDENARPGGQLFKQIHKFFGSKEHRAKVRGFNIGSQLLKEADEAGAEVRLNSTVLGIYQDKEVVVRSGEAITHYKADAIIVATGASENMVPFEGWTLPGVIGAGAAQTMLNLHGLLPGKRVLMLGSGNVGLVVSFQLKQCGCEVVALADAAPRIGGYGVHAAKVARYGIPFYLPYTIKKVEGTDHVTGVVIAKIDQNFKFIEGSEKHFDVDTICVAVGLSPMSQLMKMAGCEMDDNPKKGGQVPVIDEHGQTSVPGIFAAGDVSGIEEASSAMIEGRQAGIYAANYLGYIDDEKMNEKEASLDAALDGLRQGMFAPSNRGKKIEKTEEGIDISENLLAKGYVADDEIERFPGVIRKIGIHPVMECTQNIPCNPCQDACPKGCIKIGSKITSLPVVDQTKDCIGCGMCVASCPGQAIFLLNENVGDGMAEVTIPYEFMSVPEKGDKGVALSRSGHPLCIAEVVSVKSSPAYDKTSLLTMRIPKEFAMKARFYKSEVLAKTV from the coding sequence ATGAAAAGATATGATCTGATAGTTATAGGTGCCGGCCCTTCAGGCCTTTCAGCAGGAATAGAGGCGGCAAAGTCAGGAGCAAATGTAATAATATTCGATGAAAATGCTCGTCCCGGGGGACAGTTATTTAAGCAGATACATAAATTTTTTGGTTCAAAAGAGCATAGGGCTAAAGTCAGAGGATTCAATATAGGAAGTCAGCTTCTAAAAGAGGCCGATGAAGCAGGGGCAGAGGTAAGACTTAATTCTACGGTTCTCGGAATATATCAGGATAAGGAAGTTGTTGTGAGAAGCGGCGAGGCAATAACACATTATAAGGCAGATGCGATCATAGTGGCAACGGGAGCATCTGAAAACATGGTTCCGTTTGAGGGTTGGACGCTTCCCGGTGTGATCGGAGCCGGAGCGGCGCAGACAATGCTTAACCTTCATGGACTTCTTCCGGGTAAAAGAGTATTGATGCTTGGAAGCGGAAATGTAGGACTAGTGGTAAGTTTCCAGTTAAAGCAGTGCGGATGCGAGGTTGTGGCACTTGCCGATGCGGCTCCAAGGATAGGAGGATACGGAGTTCATGCGGCAAAGGTTGCGAGATACGGAATCCCCTTTTATCTCCCTTATACCATTAAAAAGGTTGAAGGAACAGATCATGTTACAGGTGTTGTGATCGCAAAGATTGACCAGAATTTTAAATTTATAGAAGGCAGTGAAAAACATTTTGATGTAGATACTATATGTGTTGCGGTAGGACTTTCACCGATGAGCCAGCTTATGAAAATGGCAGGTTGTGAAATGGATGATAACCCCAAAAAAGGCGGACAGGTTCCTGTTATAGATGAGCATGGCCAGACTTCTGTTCCGGGAATTTTTGCGGCAGGTGATGTTTCGGGAATTGAGGAAGCAAGTTCGGCAATGATAGAGGGCAGACAGGCAGGAATTTATGCAGCAAATTATCTGGGATATATAGATGATGAAAAAATGAATGAAAAAGAAGCAAGTCTGGATGCCGCACTGGACGGACTTCGACAGGGAATGTTTGCTCCGTCAAACAGGGGTAAAAAGATAGAAAAAACAGAAGAGGGAATTGATATCTCAGAAAACCTTCTTGCCAAAGGTTATGTGGCTGATGATGAGATCGAGAGATTTCCGGGCGTGATCAGAAAGATCGGAATACATCCAGTAATGGAATGCACACAGAATATCCCATGTAATCCATGTCAGGATGCGTGTCCGAAGGGATGTATCAAGATTGGTTCTAAAATAACATCTCTTCCGGTTGTTGATCAGACTAAAGATTGTATAGGATGCGGAATGTGCGTTGCATCCTGTCCCGGACAGGCAATTTTCCTGCTGAATGAAAATGTGGGCGATGGAATGGCTGAAGTCACAATTCCTTATGAATTTATGTCAGTTCCGGAAAAAGGAGATAAGGGGGTTGCACTTTCCAGATCGGGACATCCTCTCTGTATTGCAGAGGTCGTGAGCGTTAAGAGCAGTCCGGCTTATGATAAAACTTCGCTTTTGACTATGAGGATTCCTAAAGAATTTGCTATGAAAGCCAGATTTTATAAGAGTGAAGTTCTTGCAAAAACTGTATAA
- a CDS encoding cupin domain-containing protein, producing MNRTDELKEKYKLEKHPEGGWFSECYTSPFKNGDRAFMGSIYFLLEGNDISHFHEIDCDEIWYHHEGCALKITVIAQGKITEEILGGGKDQNLMVVIPKNAIFAAEPLDKESYSFVSCATTPKFTYDGFRLVDLKEIESLCPKEYKEISHLAFTDLAND from the coding sequence ATGAACAGAACTGATGAACTTAAGGAAAAATATAAACTTGAAAAGCATCCCGAAGGCGGATGGTTTTCAGAATGCTATACTTCGCCATTTAAGAATGGCGACAGGGCATTTATGGGGAGCATATACTTTCTCCTGGAGGGGAATGACATTTCACATTTTCACGAGATAGATTGTGATGAGATATGGTATCACCATGAAGGCTGTGCCCTGAAGATCACTGTCATAGCTCAAGGGAAAATAACTGAAGAAATCCTTGGCGGTGGGAAAGATCAAAACTTAATGGTAGTAATTCCTAAAAATGCCATATTTGCAGCAGAGCCCTTAGATAAGGAAAGTTATTCTTTTGTTTCCTGTGCTACCACACCTAAATTCACTTATGACGGATTCCGTCTGGTAGACCTGAAGGAGATAGAATCTTTATGCCCTAAGGAATATAAAGAGATAAGCCATTTAGCGTTTACAGATTTAGCAAATGATTAA
- a CDS encoding (2Fe-2S)-binding protein, which yields MEVRIEEHPILGEVKKGRKVKFTHNGKVMEGYEGEPIAVALKAAGVDVHRYTAKNHSPRGVFCAIGRCTDCVMVVDGEPNIRTCVTPLREGMTVDTQYGTSAEPFRDELREAN from the coding sequence ATGGAAGTAAGGATCGAAGAGCACCCGATTTTAGGAGAAGTTAAAAAAGGAAGAAAAGTAAAATTTACTCATAACGGTAAAGTGATGGAAGGCTATGAAGGAGAACCCATTGCAGTGGCACTTAAGGCTGCGGGGGTTGATGTTCACAGATATACGGCGAAAAATCATAGTCCCAGAGGAGTTTTTTGTGCGATAGGAAGATGCACGGACTGTGTTATGGTGGTAGATGGAGAGCCTAATATCAGGACCTGTGTGACACCGCTGAGAGAAGGGATGACAGTTGATACACAGTATGGAACTTCTGCAGAACCATTTAGAGATGAACTGAGGGAGGCAAACTGA
- a CDS encoding AEC family transporter, with product MLENLFFCLNATVPIFMLMLLGYFFKVKKIFTPELTKGINGFVFKVALPVLVYKELATADVGELWDGGFVLFCFLATLGSIAIGYLLSMLFKDRKLRPEFIQGSFRSSAALLGAGIAINLYGNAGMIPIMIIGAVPLYNIAAVVMLTVGQGEGKITKELIKKTLWGVIKNPIIIGIILGMIRSMIPIGILLPKTLSYVSGLATPLGLMALGASFEFEKMRSKITPTVLATFFKLIGHTLIWGMIAISLGYTHDKLIAVLIMTGSPTTVSSFVMAKQMGYDGTVSAGIVMLTTVLSAFTLTLWLYILKSNSLI from the coding sequence ATGCTTGAGAATTTATTTTTTTGTTTGAATGCTACAGTACCCATATTTATGCTTATGCTGCTGGGCTATTTTTTTAAGGTCAAAAAAATATTTACACCGGAGCTGACTAAAGGTATTAATGGGTTTGTATTTAAGGTTGCGCTGCCGGTTTTGGTATATAAGGAATTGGCTACGGCAGATGTCGGAGAACTTTGGGATGGCGGTTTTGTATTGTTCTGCTTTCTGGCAACACTTGGTTCTATAGCGATAGGATATTTATTGTCAATGCTCTTTAAAGATCGTAAACTACGGCCTGAATTTATACAGGGTTCATTCAGAAGCAGTGCGGCACTCCTTGGAGCCGGTATAGCAATAAATCTCTACGGCAATGCCGGTATGATCCCAATCATGATAATAGGTGCGGTTCCGCTTTATAATATAGCAGCAGTTGTCATGCTGACAGTGGGACAGGGCGAAGGGAAGATCACAAAGGAACTGATAAAAAAGACTCTTTGGGGAGTTATAAAAAACCCGATCATAATCGGTATAATACTTGGTATGATCCGTTCAATGATCCCGATTGGAATCCTTTTACCGAAGACGTTATCATACGTTAGTGGTCTTGCTACACCTTTAGGACTTATGGCATTGGGAGCAAGCTTTGAATTCGAGAAAATGAGATCTAAGATCACTCCTACAGTTCTCGCTACATTTTTTAAGCTTATTGGGCACACTCTCATATGGGGAATGATCGCAATCTCACTCGGATACACACATGATAAACTCATTGCGGTTCTGATCATGACAGGCTCGCCTACTACGGTGTCTTCCTTCGTTATGGCAAAGCAGATGGGATATGACGGAACGGTCTCGGCAGGCATAGTCATGCTGACCACGGTATTATCTGCCTTCACGCTGACTTTATGGCTTTATATCTTAAAGTCGAATTCACTGATATGA
- a CDS encoding 8-oxo-dGTP diphosphatase, with protein MSFLTTLCYIEKDGKYLMLHRVKKQNDLNHAKWIGVGGKFEKDESPEECLLREVYEETGYKLTSWKHRGIVTFISARAETEYMHLFTADGFEGEQIECNEGVLKWVDKNEVTKLNLWPGDRIFLRLLSERESFFSLKLIYDAEDNLLQAYLDGKEFNQV; from the coding sequence ATGTCATTTTTAACAACACTTTGCTATATAGAAAAAGACGGAAAATACCTGATGCTTCATCGGGTAAAAAAACAGAACGATTTAAACCATGCCAAATGGATAGGTGTTGGCGGTAAGTTTGAAAAGGACGAAAGCCCGGAAGAGTGCTTGCTGAGAGAAGTTTATGAAGAGACAGGATATAAACTTACGTCCTGGAAACACCGGGGGATAGTTACATTTATTTCGGCAAGGGCAGAAACAGAATATATGCATCTTTTTACAGCTGATGGATTCGAAGGCGAGCAGATAGAATGTAATGAGGGAGTCTTAAAATGGGTAGACAAAAATGAAGTGACAAAGCTGAATCTCTGGCCCGGGGACAGGATATTCTTAAGGCTTTTATCGGAAAGAGAGAGCTTTTTCTCATTAAAACTTATTTATGATGCAGAGGACAATCTTTTGCAGGCATATTTAGATGGGAAAGAATTTAATCAAGTATGA
- a CDS encoding FAD-binding oxidoreductase — MITADVIVVGAGIIGNATAYYLTKKGQKVIVLEKADAIGDGGSSRNGGGVRQSGRDPRELPLAMYGIKNLWPYLSEELDTDVEYYKKGNLRLGKTEKHKQILTGLTTRAKACGLDVKMIDGYEVRQINPYLSDEVSCASWCPTDGHANPLLATLAYYKAARKLGARFISGEEVIELKKVKGKLRQVVTANEIYEADKVILANGIGARKLAATVGIDIPMSSALLECLVTEAEPKMFEQMLGTAEADFYGHQSSHGSFVIGGSSGMEGVNKDNGTPVNSSITAPCIARGIIKYIPRLAHAKIVRTWAGWMDRVVDGVPVIDKIEEVPGLILACGFSGHGFGIAPAVGYNVARMACGEETVCDISGLRYDRFAAKA, encoded by the coding sequence ATGATTACAGCAGACGTGATCGTAGTAGGTGCAGGAATTATCGGTAATGCCACAGCCTATTATCTGACAAAAAAAGGACAGAAAGTAATCGTATTGGAAAAAGCTGATGCTATAGGAGACGGAGGATCTTCAAGAAACGGCGGTGGAGTCAGACAGTCAGGAAGAGATCCAAGAGAGCTTCCGCTTGCGATGTATGGGATAAAAAATCTCTGGCCGTATCTTTCGGAAGAACTTGATACAGATGTTGAATATTATAAAAAAGGAAATTTAAGACTGGGGAAGACCGAGAAGCATAAGCAGATTCTGACAGGGCTTACAACAAGGGCAAAGGCATGCGGACTTGATGTAAAAATGATAGACGGCTATGAGGTAAGACAGATCAATCCATACCTCTCCGATGAGGTATCCTGTGCAAGCTGGTGCCCGACAGACGGTCATGCTAACCCTTTACTGGCAACGCTTGCCTACTATAAGGCAGCAAGGAAGCTGGGGGCAAGATTTATAAGCGGTGAAGAAGTTATAGAACTTAAAAAGGTCAAAGGAAAACTTAGACAGGTAGTTACAGCCAATGAGATTTATGAAGCAGATAAGGTAATTCTTGCCAATGGTATAGGAGCGAGAAAGCTTGCAGCTACGGTTGGAATAGATATCCCGATGAGTTCGGCTTTGCTTGAATGTCTTGTAACAGAGGCAGAGCCGAAGATGTTTGAGCAGATGCTTGGAACGGCAGAAGCTGATTTCTATGGTCATCAGTCAAGCCATGGATCTTTTGTTATAGGAGGATCGTCGGGAATGGAAGGAGTAAATAAAGACAATGGAACTCCTGTAAATTCAAGCATTACGGCACCCTGTATTGCAAGAGGGATCATTAAATATATTCCGAGACTTGCCCACGCAAAGATCGTAAGAACCTGGGCAGGCTGGATGGACAGAGTAGTTGATGGAGTGCCTGTTATAGATAAGATCGAGGAAGTTCCGGGACTGATCTTAGCCTGTGGTTTTTCCGGACACGGTTTCGGAATAGCGCCTGCTGTGGGATATAACGTGGCGAGAATGGCCTGTGGAGAAGAAACGGTCTGCGACATTTCAGGCCTCAGATATGACAGATTTGCAGCAAAAGCATAA
- a CDS encoding (2Fe-2S)-binding protein: protein MNKVVDRSLGDREFVKGADDDMIICRCEEITKGEIRRAVHDGMYTMAEIRRYLRCTMGLCQGQTCAKLVKGIVARELGVPAAELEPASSRSPMRPTEMYIFANEESEEETGVCL from the coding sequence ATGAATAAAGTTGTAGACAGAAGTCTTGGAGATAGAGAATTCGTGAAGGGTGCAGATGATGACATGATCATCTGCAGATGTGAAGAGATCACCAAAGGGGAAATAAGGAGAGCTGTACACGACGGAATGTACACTATGGCAGAGATCAGAAGATATCTGAGATGTACCATGGGGCTCTGTCAGGGGCAGACCTGTGCAAAGCTTGTTAAAGGCATAGTTGCAAGGGAGCTTGGAGTTCCGGCTGCAGAGCTTGAGCCGGCAAGCAGCAGATCGCCGATGAGACCAACGGAAATGTATATTTTTGCAAATGAAGAATCAGAAGAAGAGACGGGGGTTTGTTTATGA
- a CDS encoding MATE family efflux transporter yields the protein MQNNINYKKRFIEYVSANVMSMIGLSMYILADTYFISKGLGADGLTALNLALPIYNFIEGTGQMIGIGGASMFIFYHIQNERNKSDEIFTTSITTGLIAGLIFLLIGIFGADKITTALGANEDVYDMTRTYLRMILLFAPAFILNNTMSVFVKNDGEPRLAMTGMLLGSIFNSVFDYIFIFICKMGIFGAVLATICAPIVGLTTLSFHFWRKKHNYSFNLPLYKLHYIPGIISRGVPTLITEMATGIVMIVFNSLILGLTGNVGVAAYGVILNVYLVVIAIFNGIAQGSQPLFSKFYAKNDIKGLNLTFRYALITVAGFSCIVYLFAFGFPDRLTAIFNSEGNTALAALAVHGFRRYFIGVFFLGCNIVMLLYYISIGKNNIALIMSLSRGIFIVMPLAFLLSAFLGMDGIWITAPITEFVVFTAGISYKKTLRDFEARSNKKL from the coding sequence ATGCAGAATAATATTAATTACAAAAAAAGATTTATAGAGTACGTAAGTGCCAATGTAATGAGTATGATCGGTCTTTCCATGTATATCCTGGCCGATACATATTTTATATCAAAAGGACTTGGAGCAGATGGACTTACAGCACTTAATCTGGCCCTTCCGATCTATAATTTTATAGAAGGTACAGGCCAGATGATAGGTATCGGCGGAGCCTCTATGTTCATTTTTTATCATATTCAAAATGAACGGAATAAATCTGACGAAATATTTACAACCTCTATCACAACAGGACTGATCGCAGGACTTATTTTCCTCCTGATCGGAATTTTCGGAGCTGATAAAATAACAACGGCACTGGGTGCTAATGAAGATGTTTATGATATGACGAGAACATATCTGAGGATGATACTTTTATTCGCACCTGCCTTTATTCTTAATAATACAATGTCGGTATTTGTAAAAAATGATGGCGAACCAAGACTTGCAATGACCGGAATGCTGCTCGGAAGTATTTTCAACTCAGTATTCGATTATATTTTCATTTTTATATGTAAGATGGGAATATTTGGTGCTGTTCTTGCTACGATCTGTGCTCCGATCGTCGGACTTACAACACTGTCATTTCACTTCTGGCGAAAAAAGCACAATTATTCATTTAATCTACCATTATATAAACTGCATTATATTCCGGGAATTATCTCACGAGGAGTCCCGACTTTGATCACGGAAATGGCTACCGGAATCGTCATGATCGTATTTAACTCGCTTATCTTGGGTCTGACCGGAAATGTCGGAGTTGCTGCCTATGGTGTCATCTTAAATGTATATCTCGTAGTTATTGCAATATTTAACGGTATAGCTCAGGGCTCACAGCCATTATTCAGCAAGTTCTACGCTAAAAATGATATTAAAGGTCTGAACTTAACTTTCCGCTATGCTCTTATTACCGTAGCAGGATTCAGTTGTATAGTATATCTTTTTGCTTTTGGATTTCCCGACCGGCTTACTGCTATTTTTAACAGCGAAGGGAACACAGCCCTTGCGGCTCTGGCCGTACACGGTTTTAGACGCTATTTTATCGGTGTTTTCTTTTTGGGCTGCAATATTGTTATGCTCCTTTACTACATAAGTATCGGAAAAAATAATATTGCACTTATTATGTCCTTAAGCCGCGGAATATTTATAGTCATGCCACTGGCATTTTTGCTCTCTGCTTTTCTTGGAATGGATGGAATATGGATAACCGCACCAATAACCGAGTTCGTTGTATTTACAGCCGGAATCAGCTACAAAAAAACTTTGCGTGATTTTGAGGCACGCAGTAATAAAAAACTATAG
- a CDS encoding GGDEF domain-containing protein, producing the protein MKKVDRYFRENKLLFANIVTIICGFLVALAMVFAFFNSIVKEDMETTTNALFDGVYTSISDKLDNSAHITKIMCNDSFLQTIIEQEDEIPEEEFEKAMAEYLEGIRATNNWEGTYLISCANNKYYTPSGVGKIVDPDNDEYDVWYKNFIDTGIEYGADLTYDQFNSKEQVVFIDRRMEIDGKLKAVLGCAMHLTDITNIMNKYSDEYNVDICFTDTYGNTTLDEEEVNVGEAYYSRDYTADMIRENHIYTEEGYIVRKYIPLIGMYLVVKNSQHYLSGRFFKMVIILIVYAIIMVLVLTAYNFYKFRNEKNDLKKKVRTDYLTKISNVNGLQKSINLFIDEEGSKLIGATMFIIDVDCFKEVNDTFGHGRGDEVLMRVGRELSKSFRGGDIVGRLGGDEFMVFSPTLNGYDNVVQKAKELNETLSSRIEEDGKTVVISVSIGIAEYPQDAETYDDLYKMADKALYFVKEHGKNGYCVYSDLRRISPN; encoded by the coding sequence ATGAAAAAGGTAGACAGATACTTCAGGGAAAATAAGCTGTTATTCGCTAATATTGTTACAATTATCTGTGGTTTTTTAGTAGCCTTGGCTATGGTTTTTGCTTTTTTTAATTCCATCGTAAAAGAGGACATGGAAACTACTACGAATGCGCTTTTTGATGGAGTATATACGTCTATTAGTGATAAACTTGATAATTCTGCACACATAACAAAAATAATGTGCAATGATTCTTTTTTGCAGACTATAATAGAACAGGAAGATGAGATTCCGGAAGAAGAGTTCGAAAAAGCAATGGCGGAGTACCTGGAAGGGATACGGGCGACTAATAACTGGGAAGGAACATATCTTATATCGTGTGCCAATAATAAGTATTACACTCCAAGCGGTGTAGGTAAAATAGTAGATCCTGATAATGATGAATATGATGTATGGTATAAAAATTTCATCGATACCGGAATTGAGTATGGTGCAGATCTGACATATGATCAGTTTAATTCAAAAGAACAGGTCGTCTTTATAGACCGTCGCATGGAGATAGATGGAAAACTTAAGGCGGTATTGGGATGTGCAATGCATCTTACTGATATTACCAATATTATGAATAAATATTCTGATGAATATAATGTAGATATATGTTTTACAGATACATATGGAAATACAACCCTCGATGAAGAGGAAGTTAATGTAGGAGAAGCTTATTACAGTCGGGATTATACAGCTGATATGATAAGAGAAAATCATATTTATACAGAGGAAGGATATATAGTAAGAAAATATATCCCGCTTATCGGTATGTATCTCGTTGTAAAGAATAGTCAGCATTATCTTTCCGGAAGATTTTTTAAGATGGTCATCATACTTATTGTCTATGCAATAATTATGGTATTAGTGCTCACGGCATATAATTTTTACAAGTTCAGAAATGAAAAAAATGATCTTAAAAAGAAAGTCCGGACAGATTATCTTACAAAGATATCGAATGTAAATGGCCTTCAGAAGAGCATAAATTTATTTATAGATGAAGAGGGAAGTAAACTTATAGGTGCTACAATGTTTATCATTGATGTTGACTGTTTTAAGGAAGTCAATGATACCTTTGGTCATGGACGGGGGGACGAAGTTCTGATGAGGGTTGGCAGAGAGCTCTCCAAATCATTCCGCGGAGGTGACATCGTAGGAAGGCTTGGCGGAGATGAGTTTATGGTATTTTCTCCGACTTTGAATGGTTATGATAACGTAGTTCAGAAGGCGAAGGAATTAAATGAAACCTTAAGCAGCAGAATTGAGGAAGACGGAAAAACTGTTGTTATATCAGTCAGTATAGGAATTGCTGAGTATCCGCAGGATGCAGAAACGTATGATGATCTCTACAAGATGGCAGATAAAGCTCTTTATTTTGTAAAAGAGCATGGAAAAAACGGATATTGTGTTTACTCAGACCTTAGGAGAATAAGTCCAAATTAA
- a CDS encoding ribose-phosphate pyrophosphokinase, which yields MNSDKNLAIIALESFSNQAKRINKILCDWHEQDNYLIDVQCPRFSSGEAKGVIKESVRDKDLFIIVDVCNNSLKYKMDGELNRMSPDDHYQDLKRVIAACNGKAKRITVVMPFLYESRQHRKTGRESLDCAIMLKELEFLGVDNIVTFDAHDPRMQNVLPLNGIENISPALQFTQAFLTEYEDIQIDPEHLMFIAPDEGATERVVFFASVFGVNIGMFYKRRDYANIVDGTNPIVAHDFCGGSLDGMDAIVVDDMIASGGSIIDVCKQIKERGAKRVFIFSTFGLFSSGFAKLDKAYEEGLFDRIFTTNLVYQKPELLEKEYYFSVSMNRYIAAIIDTLHKNISMSKLIRPENKIRETISNYKK from the coding sequence ATGAATTCAGATAAAAATTTAGCTATTATAGCACTTGAATCTTTTTCTAATCAGGCAAAACGTATTAACAAGATTTTATGTGATTGGCACGAGCAGGACAATTACCTTATCGATGTACAGTGTCCTCGCTTTTCCAGTGGTGAAGCAAAGGGAGTTATTAAAGAATCCGTGCGCGACAAAGATCTTTTTATCATTGTCGATGTCTGCAATAATTCACTTAAATATAAAATGGACGGAGAGCTTAACAGAATGTCTCCCGATGACCATTATCAGGATTTAAAACGTGTTATTGCTGCCTGCAACGGAAAAGCCAAACGGATCACCGTTGTCATGCCCTTCCTTTACGAAAGCCGTCAGCATAGAAAAACCGGACGCGAATCCTTAGACTGTGCGATCATGTTAAAGGAACTGGAATTTTTGGGTGTAGACAATATCGTAACTTTCGATGCACATGATCCCAGAATGCAGAACGTACTTCCATTGAACGGAATCGAAAATATCTCACCTGCTCTCCAGTTTACACAGGCATTTCTGACAGAATATGAAGATATTCAGATTGATCCGGAACATCTCATGTTCATAGCCCCTGACGAAGGTGCCACAGAAAGAGTAGTATTCTTTGCTTCAGTTTTCGGTGTAAATATCGGAATGTTTTATAAACGAAGAGATTATGCCAATATCGTTGATGGAACAAACCCTATCGTGGCTCATGATTTCTGCGGCGGAAGTCTCGATGGAATGGATGCAATTGTTGTTGATGACATGATCGCATCCGGAGGCAGTATCATAGATGTCTGCAAGCAGATCAAGGAACGCGGTGCTAAAAGAGTCTTCATTTTCTCGACATTCGGACTCTTCTCATCCGGTTTTGCCAAGCTGGATAAGGCCTATGAAGAGGGTCTTTTTGACAGGATCTTTACTACCAATCTGGTCTACCAAAAGCCCGAACTTTTGGAAAAAGAATACTATTTCAGTGTCAGCATGAACCGATATATTGCTGCCATCATTGACACTTTACATAAAAATATATCTATGTCAAAGCTCATCAGACCTGAAAATAAAATTCGAGAAACTATAAGCAACTATAAAAAATAA
- a CDS encoding gamma-glutamyl-gamma-aminobutyrate hydrolase family protein: MKAKPIVGLMPLWDEGRESIWMLPGYMKGIERAGGIPIILPLSDNEEVIEKMVNFCDGFLFTGGQDVSPEIYNEKKLDNVECSEERDRMDMSFLRKAIELDKPVLGICRGIQIINACLGGSLYQDLPTQHPSELEHHQTPPYDIPVHEVKIIENTPLSECLKTEKLSVNSYHHQAVKKLAPELAVMAEASDGITEAVYRPASSFLWALQWHPEFSYKTDENSMRIFQAFVDAMIDFDK, from the coding sequence ATGAAAGCAAAACCGATAGTAGGACTGATGCCTTTGTGGGATGAGGGCCGGGAAAGCATATGGATGCTTCCGGGATATATGAAGGGAATTGAAAGGGCTGGCGGAATTCCGATAATCCTGCCATTATCAGATAATGAAGAAGTGATAGAAAAGATGGTAAATTTTTGTGATGGTTTTCTTTTTACCGGTGGACAGGATGTTTCTCCGGAAATATATAATGAGAAAAAGCTTGATAATGTCGAATGTTCCGAAGAAAGAGATCGGATGGACATGAGCTTTTTAAGAAAAGCTATTGAATTAGATAAACCGGTTCTTGGAATCTGTCGTGGAATACAGATCATAAATGCCTGCCTAGGAGGCAGTCTTTATCAGGATCTGCCGACACAGCATCCTTCGGAGCTTGAACATCATCAGACTCCGCCATATGATATACCGGTTCATGAAGTTAAAATCATTGAAAATACACCATTATCAGAATGTTTAAAAACTGAAAAACTGTCTGTTAACAGTTATCACCACCAGGCGGTAAAAAAACTTGCTCCTGAACTTGCAGTAATGGCGGAAGCATCGGACGGAATAACAGAAGCAGTTTACAGACCGGCCAGCAGTTTTTTATGGGCGCTGCAATGGCATCCGGAATTTTCTTATAAAACAGATGAAAACAGTATGCGTATTTTTCAGGCATTTGTTGATGCAATGATTGATTTCGATAAATAA